In Candidatus Eisenbacteria bacterium, the following are encoded in one genomic region:
- a CDS encoding amidohydrolase family protein: protein MPRDYQLISADSHVLEPPHIWTTYMPKKFHDKVPRVVPDGEGGEAWQFAPDIPPAPIGIYASAGRAHDDIRWTGVTFAAANQGNFRGEPRLQEQDVDGVDAEVLFGSARMMSHFFSDPDPEFQLAGVQAYNNWLVQEIMKVDPNRLIGLAAIPALDTKAAIAEMERCLKLGFRGVWLNTFPSVGDKIGPDDDPFWDACQQTKVAVHFHVRVMRKVAKPKPKGKRGDDLTGLANVGAADMITDMPEIISSGVHDRFPELKWVAVETGSGWIPYILEQLDDRWWRNKSWLPVKLKHEPSYYYRRNWMSAFMIDHYAVKNRHLLGVDNLMWSTDYPHHGCDWPQTRKTVDEMFRGVPDDERRKMTALNAAKLYGLA, encoded by the coding sequence ATGCCGCGCGACTACCAGCTCATTTCCGCCGACTCGCACGTCCTCGAGCCGCCCCACATCTGGACGACGTACATGCCGAAGAAGTTCCACGACAAGGTGCCGCGGGTCGTCCCCGACGGCGAGGGCGGCGAGGCGTGGCAGTTCGCGCCCGACATCCCACCCGCACCGATCGGCATCTACGCGTCGGCCGGCCGGGCGCACGACGACATCCGGTGGACGGGCGTCACGTTCGCGGCCGCGAACCAGGGAAACTTCCGCGGCGAGCCGCGCCTGCAGGAGCAGGACGTCGACGGCGTCGACGCCGAGGTGCTCTTCGGCTCGGCGCGCATGATGAGCCACTTCTTCTCCGACCCCGATCCCGAGTTCCAGCTCGCGGGGGTGCAGGCCTACAACAACTGGCTCGTCCAGGAGATCATGAAGGTCGACCCGAACCGCTTGATCGGGCTCGCCGCGATACCCGCGCTCGACACGAAGGCGGCGATCGCGGAGATGGAGCGCTGCCTCAAGCTCGGCTTCCGCGGGGTGTGGCTCAACACCTTCCCGTCGGTCGGCGACAAGATCGGCCCCGACGACGATCCCTTCTGGGACGCGTGCCAGCAGACCAAGGTGGCCGTGCACTTCCACGTGCGCGTCATGCGCAAGGTCGCGAAGCCGAAGCCCAAGGGCAAGCGCGGCGATGATCTCACGGGGCTCGCGAACGTCGGCGCCGCCGACATGATCACCGACATGCCGGAGATCATCAGCTCGGGCGTGCACGACCGCTTCCCGGAATTGAAGTGGGTCGCTGTCGAGACGGGCTCGGGCTGGATCCCGTACATCCTGGAGCAACTCGACGACCGCTGGTGGCGCAACAAGAGCTGGCTGCCCGTCAAGCTGAAGCACGAGCCCAGCTACTACTACCGCCGCAACTGGATGTCGGCCTTCATGATCGACCACTACGCCGTGAAGAACCGCCACCTCCTCGGCGTCGACAACCTCATGTGGTCGACCGACTACCCGCATCACGGCTGCGACTGGCCCCAGACGCGCAAGACCGTCGACGAGATGTTCCGCGGCGTGCCGGACGACGAGCGCCGCAAGATGACGGCGCTCAACGCTGCCAAGCTGTACGGGCTCGCCTGA
- the nrtS gene encoding nitrate/nitrite transporter NrtS — translation MAPWLRIATSRPIVRRACGYAVVVGSVLIAINHGDAILAGDLPPGRLARMGLTVIVPYLVSTFSSVGATLEAQRRGH, via the coding sequence ATGGCCCCCTGGCTCCGGATCGCCACCTCCCGCCCGATCGTGCGCCGCGCCTGCGGATACGCGGTCGTCGTGGGCTCGGTCCTGATCGCGATCAACCACGGCGACGCGATCCTCGCCGGCGACCTGCCTCCGGGCCGGCTCGCGAGAATGGGGCTCACGGTGATCGTCCCGTACCTCGTGTCGACCTTCTCGAGCGTCGGCGCGACGCTCGAAGCGCAGCGGCGCGGCCATTGA